The following proteins are co-located in the Ascochyta rabiei chromosome 8, complete sequence genome:
- a CDS encoding stress-activated protein kinase signaling cascade produces the protein MIFPNLIPLSILAGLEKDWAGIAFRKDCVTMTSMAKEKAFRRHSRPQASVLDKATSLNRLQVPTKVALLEKSIQKKKEVSTNPWKTLSVQGELIQGKSKWQLCIQEGLMAIVKSVEIEPGRRELEKIRKLSPHPHVATINQVFESDTSMFFKFEYSRFTLEEVLNVHLSLDESHVRIIASSVRFNFSGPADLLNFIDVPRSQAYSCFWHRS, from the coding sequence ATGATCTTTCCCAACTTAATTCCACTGTCGATCCTCGCGGGATTAGAGAAAGATTGGGCAGGAATTGCTTTCCGTAAGGACTGCGTCACAATGACTTCCATGGCAAAGGAAAAAGCTTTCCGGCGCCATTCTAGACCTCAGGCATCGGTCTTGGATAAAGCTACTTCTCTCAACAGGCTACAGGTGCCTACTAAGGTGGCACTCCTTGAAAAATCCATtcaaaagaagaaagaggtCTCAACAAATCCATGGAAAACACTTTCCGTTCAAGGAGAGCTGATACAGGGCAAATCAAAATGGCAGTTGTGCATACAAGAAGGACTTATGGCAATTGTGAAGAGTGTAGAGATTGAGCCTGGCCGGCGAGAGCTCGAGAAAATCAGAAAGTTATCCCCGCACCCACATGTTGCGACGATCAACCAAGTATTCGAATCTGACACGTCCATGTTCTTCAAATTTGAGTATTCCAGATTCACTCTAGAAGAAGTCCTCAATGTCCACTTGAGCCTAGACGAATCTCATGTCCGGATTATAGCCAGTTCGGTACGCTTCAACTTCTCAGGACCGGCTGACTTGCTTAATTTTATAGATGTTCCTCGCAGTCAAGCATATAGCTGCTTCTGGCATCGTTCATAA